One part of the Anaerolineae bacterium genome encodes these proteins:
- a CDS encoding slipin family protein, with the protein MLPDLIGALFSSLGIILFLLIIVLTSAVKVVQEYERGVIFRLGRLVGAKGPGLFFIVPIADRMVKIDLRVVTLDIPSQEAITRDNVTVKVNAVAYFRVVDPEDAVTKVEDYRRATWQIAQTTLRSVLGQSELDELLAHRDEINQKLQRIIDEQTEPWGIKVSVVEVKDVELPQSLQRAMAAQAEAERERRAKIIHAEGEFQASQQLSAAARVMAEHPEAIQLRYLQTLTEIAVEKNSTILFPLPIDLLSAFMKRLESPTPRFTPVSAEDEDDTTGLRSV; encoded by the coding sequence ACTTGATCGGGGCCTTGTTCTCCAGCTTGGGTATCATCCTCTTCCTGCTCATCATCGTTCTGACCTCGGCGGTCAAGGTCGTCCAGGAGTACGAGCGTGGGGTCATCTTTCGTCTTGGCCGCCTAGTGGGCGCCAAGGGCCCTGGTCTGTTCTTCATCGTGCCCATCGCCGACCGCATGGTGAAGATAGACCTGCGCGTGGTGACGCTGGATATCCCCTCCCAGGAGGCCATCACCCGCGACAACGTCACCGTGAAGGTCAATGCCGTGGCCTACTTCCGCGTGGTTGACCCCGAAGACGCTGTGACCAAAGTCGAGGACTATCGCCGTGCCACCTGGCAGATCGCCCAGACCACCTTGCGTAGCGTCCTGGGGCAATCGGAGCTGGACGAGCTGCTGGCACACCGGGACGAGATCAACCAGAAGCTGCAGCGGATCATTGACGAGCAGACCGAGCCCTGGGGGATCAAGGTGAGCGTGGTCGAAGTGAAGGACGTGGAACTGCCTCAGTCGCTCCAGCGCGCCATGGCCGCCCAGGCTGAGGCCGAGCGCGAGCGGCGAGCCAAGATCATCCACGCCGAGGGCGAGTTCCAGGCCTCGCAACAACTCTCGGCAGCCGCACGCGTCATGGCCGAGCATCCCGAAGCGATCCAGCTCCGTTATCTGCAGACTCTCACCGAGATCGCGGTGGAGAAGAACAGCACCATCCTGTTCCCTTTGCCCATAGACCTCCTCTCCGCCTTCATGAAGCGACTGGAAAGCCCCACGCCCCGGTTCACTCCTGTGAGCGCTGAAGATGAAGACGACACCACCGGGCTGAGGAGCGTCTAG
- a CDS encoding protein-glutamate O-methyltransferase family protein, translated as MTSEPGSFARATIEERKPAIVAEVLALSPKREVIRHALQALVEEIRHLPISPPPPGVPLHAEWVAHYGLWEGSTWLELPWYFAEAYFYLRLLSAIGYFAGLHPDPFARQKASLLAQSGPVVASMARIERAVGDLPPAEAFTLLARRSLWGNRTDLSNVAVTERHRGDPTHSDQPPPVVDDCRSAYEDLLRAPEAEVVFLCDNAGPELVCDLHLAAWLLDHAAERVALEVKPQPFFVSDAMAREVDATIAYLQGCDDPAVQGVGDRLKDARSRGTLSVRDHPFWCGPDHYDSLPQDLWDRLSRAALVISKGDVNYRRFLRDRHWPFDTPIERALPPFPAPVLLLRTFKGELAAGLSREAVEQLSRADPDWLVSGRQGVAQYRAQARAGRDGATASRPTGGT; from the coding sequence ATGACCTCGGAGCCCGGGTCCTTCGCTCGGGCCACCATCGAGGAACGCAAGCCAGCCATCGTAGCCGAAGTGCTGGCTCTCTCGCCTAAGCGGGAAGTGATTCGGCACGCACTCCAGGCCCTGGTGGAGGAGATACGGCACCTGCCCATCTCGCCCCCACCTCCTGGCGTTCCCCTCCATGCGGAGTGGGTCGCCCATTACGGCCTCTGGGAAGGGAGCACCTGGCTGGAGTTGCCCTGGTACTTCGCCGAGGCCTACTTCTACCTCCGGCTGCTGTCCGCCATCGGCTACTTCGCCGGCCTGCATCCCGATCCCTTTGCCCGGCAGAAGGCGTCGCTGCTGGCCCAGAGCGGACCCGTGGTGGCCTCCATGGCCCGAATCGAGAGGGCCGTCGGCGATCTGCCCCCGGCAGAGGCTTTCACCCTGCTGGCCCGGCGTAGCCTGTGGGGCAACCGCACCGACCTGAGCAACGTGGCCGTGACCGAGCGCCACCGTGGCGATCCAACCCACTCGGATCAGCCACCCCCAGTGGTGGACGATTGCCGATCGGCCTACGAGGATCTGTTGCGGGCACCGGAAGCGGAGGTGGTCTTCCTGTGCGACAACGCCGGCCCGGAGCTAGTGTGCGACCTTCACTTGGCAGCCTGGCTCCTCGATCACGCGGCGGAGCGAGTGGCGCTGGAGGTGAAGCCTCAGCCCTTCTTCGTCTCCGACGCCATGGCCAGAGAGGTAGACGCCACCATCGCCTACCTACAGGGGTGCGACGACCCCGCAGTGCAGGGGGTAGGAGATCGGCTCAAAGATGCTCGAAGCCGGGGCACCCTCTCGGTGCGGGATCACCCGTTCTGGTGCGGGCCCGACCACTACGACTCGCTCCCCCAGGACTTGTGGGATCGGCTGAGCCGGGCGGCCCTGGTCATCTCCAAGGGCGACGTCAACTACCGCCGGTTCCTTCGAGATAGGCACTGGCCCTTCGACACCCCCATCGAGAGGGCACTGCCGCCCTTCCCCGCCCCCGTCTTGCTGCTGCGTACCTTCAAGGGCGAGCTGGCGGCCGGGCTGAGCCGGGAGGCGGTCGAGCAGCTCTCACGTGCCGACC